A genomic window from Blastocatellia bacterium includes:
- a CDS encoding cytochrome c3 family protein: protein MSQVFHRSMNVVSKVSAIGAVVLIGAIFWFMDAWSRSGYNTQAFVSRVQPVQFSHKHHAGDDGIDCRYCHTSVETSATAGIPPSKTCMNCHSQIWSNAPYLEPVRESFRSGQPIKWVRVHDLPDFVYFNHSIHVNKGVGCSTCHGRIDQMPLVMQVQSLQMQWCLDCHRNPEKVLRPRDRIFDMSWAPGPDQDQQGKELAENVYHLQNTNVLTSCSTCHR from the coding sequence ATGAGCCAAGTCTTTCATCGCAGCATGAACGTCGTTTCCAAGGTCAGCGCCATCGGGGCGGTTGTCCTGATTGGCGCGATCTTCTGGTTTATGGATGCCTGGTCGCGCTCCGGCTACAACACGCAGGCGTTCGTGTCGCGCGTCCAGCCCGTGCAATTCAGTCATAAGCACCACGCCGGCGACGACGGCATCGATTGCCGCTACTGCCACACTTCTGTCGAAACCTCGGCGACCGCCGGCATCCCGCCGTCGAAGACCTGCATGAATTGCCACTCGCAGATCTGGTCGAATGCGCCATACCTTGAGCCGGTGCGCGAGAGCTTTCGCTCGGGCCAGCCCATCAAGTGGGTGAGGGTGCATGATCTGCCGGACTTCGTCTATTTCAACCACTCGATTCATGTCAACAAGGGCGTCGGCTGTTCGACCTGTCACGGGCGCATAGACCAGATGCCACTGGTGATGCAGGTGCAATCGCTACAGATGCAGTGGTGTCTCGACTGCCATCGCAACCCGGAAAAGGTCCTGCGCCCACGGGATCGCATCTTCGACATGAGCTGGGCGCCGGGGCCGGACCAGGACCAGCAGGGCAAAGAGCTGGCAGAGAATGTCTATCACCTGCAAAACACGAACGTCCTCACCAGTTGCAGCACCTGTCATCGCTAA
- a CDS encoding HD domain-containing phosphohydrolase — MVKPASLTLQDDKGEARDLDVESVPFRIGRLGANDLKLDNPYISRHHVEITLEGTTYLVRDLGSTSGTFVNGRQVKRSKLKDGDRIRLGRAHGVEFVFHNDRDCEADETMSDDEDGLQPVRIIQPQDARFLNTAKLPDSGALSDQTVNTLRSLYEFMGDLLTVHSANELTSKVVSFLQQSLRADRCAVLLFDDDKGCLEVAAASGDAFTPSSSVTSRVFDDNVAVLSLDASADERFKAGDSIRFQSIHSVMCAPIGSKTRAWGVCYVDNTTPERAFHDETLDFLAAVAHHAGLALENIYLLEEQRRSLESFIRTLAASLDARDDNTAGHSARVGAISMGIARRMGLSPNDCRLIYYAGLLHDYGKIGVRDDVLLKPAQLTAEEYAHVKEHPMHTFRLLSKMRFPEDLAEIPFVAAAHHERWDGTGYPHGLSGEEIPLGSRIVAVADAYDALTEDRCYHEGWEPARAVVELTRRSGTYFDPTVITAFTEYFEREMMPRIDDLAARRQEVKTLIEVPVESR, encoded by the coding sequence ATGGTGAAGCCAGCCAGCCTGACATTGCAAGATGACAAAGGCGAAGCGCGCGACCTCGATGTCGAATCGGTGCCGTTTCGCATCGGGCGTCTTGGCGCGAACGATCTAAAGCTCGACAACCCATACATCTCGCGCCATCACGTCGAGATCACGCTTGAGGGCACGACCTACCTGGTGCGCGACCTCGGCAGCACGTCGGGGACGTTTGTCAATGGCCGCCAGGTGAAGCGCTCGAAACTGAAGGACGGCGACCGCATACGGCTCGGCAGAGCGCACGGCGTCGAGTTCGTTTTTCACAACGACCGCGACTGCGAAGCCGACGAAACCATGTCCGACGATGAAGACGGGCTGCAACCGGTGCGCATCATTCAACCGCAGGACGCGCGCTTTCTCAACACCGCCAAGCTGCCCGACTCGGGGGCGCTCTCTGACCAGACGGTCAACACCCTGCGCTCGCTCTACGAGTTTATGGGCGATCTGCTGACCGTGCATTCGGCCAACGAGCTGACCAGTAAAGTCGTCAGCTTTTTGCAGCAATCCCTACGAGCAGATCGCTGCGCCGTGCTGTTGTTCGATGACGACAAGGGGTGCCTGGAAGTCGCCGCGGCAAGCGGCGACGCCTTCACGCCGAGCAGCAGCGTGACCAGCCGCGTCTTCGACGATAACGTCGCGGTGTTGAGCCTCGACGCCAGCGCCGACGAGCGCTTCAAGGCGGGCGACTCGATCCGCTTCCAGTCCATCCATTCGGTGATGTGCGCGCCCATCGGCTCGAAGACGCGCGCCTGGGGCGTTTGTTATGTGGATAACACAACGCCTGAGCGGGCCTTCCACGACGAAACGCTCGACTTTCTGGCGGCGGTGGCGCATCACGCCGGGTTGGCGCTTGAGAACATCTACCTGCTCGAAGAGCAGCGGCGCTCGCTCGAAAGCTTCATCCGCACGCTGGCCGCCTCGCTCGACGCGCGCGACGACAACACCGCCGGCCATTCGGCGCGGGTCGGCGCGATCAGCATGGGCATCGCCCGGCGCATGGGATTGAGCCCGAATGATTGTCGGCTGATCTACTACGCCGGCTTGCTGCACGATTATGGGAAGATTGGCGTGCGCGACGATGTGTTGTTGAAGCCCGCGCAGTTGACCGCCGAAGAGTACGCGCACGTCAAAGAGCACCCGATGCACACCTTCAGGCTGCTTTCGAAGATGCGCTTTCCCGAAGACCTCGCCGAGATTCCTTTCGTCGCGGCGGCGCACCATGAGCGCTGGGATGGGACAGGTTACCCGCACGGCCTGAGCGGCGAAGAGATTCCGCTGGGCAGCCGCATCGTCGCGGTGGCCGATGCCTACGACGCGCTGACGGAAGACCGCTGCTACCATGAGGGCTGGGAGCCCGCGCGCGCTGTCGTCGAGCTGACGCGCCGCTCGGGGACTTACTTCGACCCCACAGTGATAACCGCCTTCACGGAATACTTCGAGAGAGAGATGATGCCTCGCATTGATGATCTGGCGGCGCGCCGCCAGGAGGTGAAGACCCTGATAGAGGTGCCGGTCGAAAGCCGCTAA
- a CDS encoding EutN/CcmL family microcompartment protein, with the protein MLLAKVVGNVVSTQKDPRYEGGRLMIVQPIDPDGTPAGEEMLALDAVDAGVGDTVVVVREGWSASTAATGQPGAAIDSAIIGVVDEIEER; encoded by the coding sequence ATGTTACTGGCAAAAGTTGTCGGCAACGTCGTTTCGACGCAAAAAGACCCGCGCTATGAAGGCGGGCGGCTGATGATCGTGCAGCCGATTGATCCCGATGGCACGCCGGCTGGCGAGGAGATGTTGGCGCTCGATGCCGTGGATGCGGGCGTCGGCGACACGGTCGTCGTCGTAAGAGAAGGGTGGTCGGCTTCGACGGCGGCAACCGGGCAGCCGGGCGCGGCAATAGATTCGGCGATCATCGGCGTGGTGGATGAAATAGAGGAGCGATAA
- a CDS encoding EutN/CcmL family microcompartment protein, which translates to MQLARVIGTVVATVKNELLEGRKLLVIQPLDASLQAAGKPMIAIDSVGAGTGEIVFWCRGKEASFPFMPVEVPTDCTIVGIVDSVFKQE; encoded by the coding sequence ATGCAACTGGCACGGGTCATCGGCACAGTCGTGGCGACGGTCAAGAACGAGCTGCTCGAAGGGCGCAAGCTGCTGGTGATCCAGCCGCTCGACGCTAGCCTACAGGCAGCCGGCAAGCCGATGATTGCCATTGATTCGGTGGGCGCGGGAACGGGCGAAATCGTTTTCTGGTGTCGCGGCAAAGAAGCGTCGTTCCCTTTTATGCCGGTCGAAGTGCCGACCGACTGTACCATCGTCGGCATTGTCGATTCAGTCTTCAAGCAAGAGTGA
- a CDS encoding peptidylprolyl isomerase, translating to MRNRLGVCAWLLVAALVASSCSHREDPNEVAVLDTSYGQIVIEFETAAAPKNVANFKNLARDHFYDGTKFHRIVKIENRIVAIQGGDPNTINGDPATWGMGQPGQKKVAGEFSKTLKHVGGTVSMARVSNDPDSATSQFFICTAPNPQWDGQYSIFGKVIQGMNVVEAISRAPVGRNGSQPLDPVVIKGVRLVKRSEIGL from the coding sequence ATGAGAAACAGATTGGGAGTGTGCGCCTGGCTGTTGGTGGCGGCGCTGGTCGCGTCGTCGTGCAGCCACCGGGAAGACCCGAACGAAGTCGCCGTGCTGGATACGAGCTATGGGCAGATCGTCATCGAATTCGAGACGGCGGCAGCGCCGAAGAACGTCGCCAACTTCAAGAACCTGGCGCGCGATCATTTTTACGATGGCACCAAGTTTCATCGCATCGTCAAGATCGAAAACCGCATCGTCGCCATACAGGGCGGCGATCCGAATACGATCAACGGCGACCCGGCGACCTGGGGCATGGGACAGCCCGGTCAGAAGAAAGTCGCGGGCGAGTTTTCGAAAACGCTCAAGCATGTCGGCGGCACGGTGTCGATGGCGCGGGTCTCGAATGATCCCGACAGCGCGACCAGTCAGTTCTTTATCTGCACGGCGCCGAACCCGCAGTGGGACGGGCAGTATTCGATCTTCGGCAAAGTCATTCAAGGCATGAATGTCGTCGAAGCCATCAGCCGCGCACCGGTCGGTCGCAATGGCTCTCAGCCGCTCGACCCGGTCGTCATCAAAGGCGTGCGCCTGGTCAAGCGCAGCGAGATCGGACTTTGA
- the gatB gene encoding Asp-tRNA(Asn)/Glu-tRNA(Gln) amidotransferase subunit GatB, which produces MTSPAKEIRDKYEPVIGLEIHAQLKTASKIFCGCAAQFGDEPNANTCPVCLGLPGALPVLNRRVVELAAKAALALNLEINRESIFSRKNYFYPDLPKGYQISQYDRPFSERGWVEIPTALRNDNGQPLAWQAKRFRITRLHLEEDAGKSLHEGMPDAAKSYVDLNRSGTPLAEIVSEPDFRSSWEAYDYMQYVRRALAYAEVCDGNMEEGSLRCDANVSVRLKGAAQFGTRVELKNINSFRFLQKAIEYEINRQIAALEAGERITQETRLWNENEAKTFPMRSKEEAHDYRYFPEPDLPPLRISDAEVEGYRRGLPELPEARRRRFVEEYGLSAEDAALLTDSRAMADYFETAARAAGNPKAAANWILNELARELKASNMGIQAAPVAAENLAALVKLIDAGTISGKMAKEALVEMYRSGRAADEVVKAMGGGQVTDEAEIRRLAEAAVAANPEQAEQYRAGKTSLMGFFVGQLMKASGGRANPRAVNKVLKAILDSTEV; this is translated from the coding sequence ATGACGAGCCCCGCGAAAGAGATTCGAGACAAATACGAGCCGGTCATCGGACTGGAGATCCACGCGCAGTTGAAGACCGCGTCGAAGATCTTCTGCGGCTGCGCGGCGCAGTTTGGCGACGAGCCGAACGCCAACACCTGCCCGGTCTGCCTGGGATTGCCGGGGGCGCTGCCGGTCTTGAACCGTCGCGTCGTCGAGCTTGCGGCGAAGGCGGCGCTGGCGCTCAACCTTGAGATCAACCGCGAATCGATCTTCTCGCGCAAGAACTATTTTTATCCGGACCTGCCCAAAGGCTATCAAATCTCGCAATACGACCGCCCGTTTTCCGAGCGCGGCTGGGTCGAGATTCCCACAGCCTTACGCAACGACAACGGTCAGCCTCTCGCCTGGCAAGCGAAGCGCTTTCGCATCACCCGCCTGCACCTTGAAGAAGACGCCGGCAAGTCGCTGCACGAAGGCATGCCGGACGCGGCGAAGTCTTATGTCGATCTGAACCGCAGCGGCACGCCGCTGGCCGAGATCGTTTCGGAGCCTGATTTCCGCTCGTCGTGGGAAGCCTACGATTACATGCAGTATGTGCGGCGGGCGCTCGCCTACGCCGAAGTCTGCGACGGCAACATGGAAGAAGGCTCGCTGCGCTGCGACGCCAACGTGTCGGTGCGGCTGAAGGGCGCCGCACAGTTCGGCACACGCGTCGAGCTAAAGAACATCAACTCGTTCCGCTTCCTGCAAAAGGCCATCGAGTACGAGATCAACCGGCAGATCGCCGCCCTTGAAGCCGGCGAGCGCATCACGCAAGAGACGCGGCTGTGGAACGAGAACGAGGCGAAGACTTTTCCCATGCGCTCGAAGGAAGAGGCGCACGATTACCGCTACTTTCCTGAGCCGGATTTGCCGCCGCTAAGGATCAGCGACGCGGAGGTTGAGGGCTACCGCCGCGGGCTGCCGGAATTGCCGGAAGCGCGCCGCCGAAGATTTGTCGAAGAATATGGCCTGTCAGCCGAAGACGCGGCGCTGCTTACGGACTCGCGAGCGATGGCCGATTACTTTGAAACGGCGGCGCGGGCGGCGGGCAACCCGAAGGCGGCGGCCAACTGGATACTCAACGAGCTGGCGCGCGAGCTGAAAGCGAGCAACATGGGAATTCAGGCCGCGCCGGTTGCGGCTGAGAATTTGGCGGCGCTCGTCAAGCTGATCGATGCGGGCACAATCAGCGGCAAGATGGCCAAAGAGGCGCTCGTTGAAATGTACCGCAGCGGGCGGGCGGCGGACGAAGTGGTCAAGGCGATGGGCGGCGGTCAGGTGACGGACGAAGCCGAGATTCGCCGGCTGGCCGAGGCGGCGGTGGCCGCCAATCCGGAACAGGCGGAGCAGTACCGCGCCGGCAAGACTTCGCTGATGGGCTTCTTCGTCGGCCAGTTGATGAAAGCCAGCGGTGGCCGCGCCAATCCGCGGGCCGTCAATAAGGTCTTGAAAGCGATTCTTGATTCAACCGAGGTTTGA
- the typA gene encoding translational GTPase TypA — MVQAIPNIRNIAIIAHVDHGKTTLVDAMLKQSGLFRSNEATVERMMDSMDLERERGITIMAKNASVHYGPVKINIVDTPGHSDFGGEVERVLKMVDGVMLLVDASEGPLPQTRYVLSKALAQKLPAIVVINKIDRQDARAEEVVSEVFDLFIDLDASEDQVDFPVIYAIARDGIAKRSLDGDGTDLRPLFDEIIKTIPPPPPPREEVLQMLVANLDYNDYVGRLAIGRIFSGAVAVGDQISICKLDGRVEKTRVSKLYAFEGMKQTPIDRAEAGEIVALAGIEDIYIGETVSAADDPRPLPRITVDEPTISMLFGVNVSPFSGREGRFVTSRKIRERLDKEALANVAIRVEDTDSMDTFKVSGRGELQLAIIIEMMRREGYELQVSKPEVITHNEGGKRLEPIELAVIDCPDTFIGIVTEALGRRKGRMMKMVNHGTGRVRMEFEVPSRGLIGFRSEFLTDTKGTGLINTIFLRWDEWQGTISQRITGALVADRSGTATTYALYNLQERGELFVKPNTEVYEGMVIGENARDVDLDVNVVKEKKLTNMRASTADEAMRLVPFRELSLEQALEFIREDELVEVTPASIRMRKKILASNQRPKGRATE, encoded by the coding sequence ATGGTGCAAGCAATACCGAATATACGCAATATCGCCATCATCGCCCACGTTGACCACGGCAAGACGACGCTGGTTGACGCGATGCTGAAACAGTCTGGCCTCTTCCGCTCGAACGAAGCGACCGTCGAGCGCATGATGGATTCGATGGACCTGGAGCGCGAGCGCGGCATCACCATCATGGCTAAGAACGCCTCGGTGCATTACGGCCCGGTCAAGATCAACATCGTCGACACGCCCGGCCACTCGGACTTCGGCGGCGAAGTCGAGCGCGTTTTGAAGATGGTAGACGGCGTCATGCTGTTGGTAGACGCCAGCGAAGGGCCGCTGCCGCAGACCCGTTACGTCTTATCGAAAGCCCTGGCGCAGAAGCTGCCGGCCATCGTCGTCATCAACAAGATAGACCGCCAGGACGCCCGCGCCGAAGAGGTCGTCAGCGAAGTCTTCGACCTGTTCATCGATCTCGACGCCAGCGAAGATCAAGTGGACTTCCCCGTCATCTATGCCATCGCCCGCGACGGCATCGCCAAGCGGAGCCTGGACGGCGACGGCACGGATTTGCGCCCGCTGTTTGACGAGATCATCAAGACGATCCCGCCGCCGCCGCCGCCGCGCGAAGAGGTCTTGCAGATGCTGGTGGCGAATCTCGATTACAACGACTATGTCGGGCGGCTGGCCATCGGGCGCATCTTTTCCGGCGCGGTCGCGGTCGGCGATCAGATCAGCATTTGCAAGCTGGATGGCCGCGTCGAGAAGACCCGCGTGTCGAAGCTCTACGCCTTCGAGGGCATGAAGCAAACACCGATTGACCGCGCCGAGGCGGGTGAGATTGTCGCGCTCGCCGGCATTGAAGACATCTACATCGGCGAGACCGTCTCGGCAGCCGACGACCCGCGCCCGCTGCCGCGCATCACCGTCGACGAGCCGACCATTTCGATGCTCTTCGGCGTCAACGTCTCGCCCTTTTCGGGCCGCGAAGGCCGCTTCGTCACGTCCAGAAAAATCCGCGAGCGGCTCGACAAAGAAGCGCTCGCCAACGTCGCCATCCGCGTCGAAGACACCGATTCGATGGACACCTTCAAAGTGTCCGGGCGCGGCGAATTGCAGCTGGCCATCATTATCGAGATGATGCGCCGCGAAGGCTACGAGCTACAGGTGTCGAAGCCCGAAGTCATCACTCACAACGAAGGCGGCAAGCGGCTGGAGCCCATCGAGCTGGCGGTGATCGATTGCCCGGACACCTTCATCGGCATCGTCACCGAAGCGCTGGGCCGGCGCAAGGGACGCATGATGAAGATGGTCAACCACGGCACGGGCCGCGTGCGCATGGAGTTTGAAGTCCCTTCGCGCGGCCTGATCGGCTTTCGCAGCGAGTTCCTCACCGATACCAAGGGCACGGGGCTGATCAACACCATCTTCCTGCGCTGGGACGAGTGGCAGGGGACGATCTCGCAGCGCATCACAGGGGCGCTGGTGGCGGATCGTTCGGGCACGGCGACGACTTACGCGCTCTATAACCTGCAAGAGCGCGGCGAGCTGTTCGTCAAGCCGAACACAGAGGTTTACGAAGGCATGGTGATCGGCGAGAACGCCCGTGACGTAGACCTCGACGTCAACGTCGTCAAAGAGAAGAAGCTGACCAACATGCGCGCCTCGACCGCCGACGAAGCCATGCGGCTGGTGCCTTTCCGCGAGCTGTCGCTTGAGCAGGCGCTTGAATTCATTCGCGAAGACGAGCTGGTCGAAGTGACGCCCGCTTCGATCCGCATGCGCAAGAAGATTCTCGCCTCAAATCAGCGACCGAAAGGCCGCGCCACCGAATAG
- the hpnC gene encoding squalene synthase HpnC — MSTGVKTISSQLAAAIEGPQITAGQWTVAAAYKFCERLARAHYENFPVGSVLVPRPLRKHFYSIYAFARTADDFADEGYDQPHSNDERLALLDEWRRLLRASEREPATHPIFIALAETRRQFDLPLALFEDLLSAFSQDVTKRRYQTEVELIDYCRRSANPIGRLILLLFGYRDEQLHRWSDDICTALQLANHWQDLAIDLAKDRIYLPAEDLARFGLTIADIERQAATEKFVALMQHEVKRARELFIHGKPLCLTVSGRLGLELRAVWTGGTRILDRIEAARFDVFTRRPVITTTDKLRVALNAASKSIFRRR; from the coding sequence ATGAGCACAGGCGTAAAGACGATATCGAGTCAGCTCGCGGCTGCGATAGAGGGCCCGCAGATCACCGCCGGGCAGTGGACGGTGGCCGCGGCTTACAAGTTCTGCGAGCGGTTGGCGCGCGCGCATTACGAGAATTTCCCTGTCGGCTCGGTGCTGGTGCCGCGCCCGCTGCGCAAGCATTTCTATTCCATCTATGCCTTCGCGCGCACGGCTGACGATTTTGCCGACGAGGGCTATGATCAGCCGCACAGCAATGACGAGCGCCTGGCGCTACTCGACGAGTGGCGCCGCCTGTTGCGCGCCTCTGAGCGTGAGCCGGCAACCCATCCCATCTTTATCGCCCTCGCCGAAACGCGCCGGCAATTCGATCTCCCTCTCGCCCTGTTTGAGGACTTGCTCTCGGCATTCTCACAGGATGTCACCAAGCGACGTTATCAGACTGAGGTCGAGCTGATCGATTATTGCCGCCGCTCGGCCAATCCCATCGGCAGGTTGATCCTTTTGCTGTTCGGTTACCGCGACGAGCAGTTGCACCGCTGGTCGGACGACATCTGCACGGCCTTGCAACTGGCGAATCACTGGCAGGACCTTGCCATTGACCTCGCCAAAGACCGCATCTATCTGCCCGCCGAAGACCTGGCGCGATTCGGCCTCACCATCGCAGACATCGAGCGCCAGGCGGCGACAGAAAAGTTCGTCGCGCTGATGCAGCACGAAGTCAAACGCGCCCGCGAGTTGTTCATCCATGGCAAGCCGCTCTGCCTGACCGTCAGCGGCCGCCTCGGGCTTGAGCTGCGCGCCGTCTGGACGGGAGGCACGCGCATCCTTGACCGCATCGAAGCCGCGCGCTTCGACGTCTTCACCCGCCGTCCGGTGATTACCACGACCGACAAGCTGCGCGTCGCGCTCAACGCCGCCAGCAAATCCATCTTCCGCCGCCGATGA
- the hpnD gene encoding presqualene diphosphate synthase HpnD, with the protein MSSNASTTLGRVLAAPRRLAGAAGSNFYYSFLLLPKAKRRAITEVYRFARLLDDIVDEDPQGRDPYAELQTWRDEIEFIYRGTPTTAFGDRLMESVEEFDLPKQPFLDLVDGMEMDLKWHSYQSFADLREYCYRAASTVGLICIEIFGYENARTREYAVNLGLALQLTNILRDLKEDIQRGRIYLPLEDLERFGYTADDLRAHRYNQPFIELMKHEYQRARSYFMKAAASLPETDRPSMFAAEIMATIYREILEQMPGVQFNVFRNRLTVSKKRRMKVALEIWLRSKFKKS; encoded by the coding sequence ATGAGCTCAAACGCTTCAACAACTCTGGGCCGCGTGCTCGCCGCGCCGCGGCGTCTGGCCGGCGCTGCCGGATCGAATTTCTATTATTCGTTTCTGCTGCTGCCAAAAGCCAAGCGCCGCGCGATCACCGAGGTTTACCGTTTCGCGCGCCTGCTCGACGACATCGTTGACGAAGACCCGCAGGGCCGCGACCCCTACGCCGAGCTACAGACATGGCGTGACGAGATCGAGTTCATTTATCGCGGCACGCCGACCACTGCATTCGGCGACCGGCTGATGGAATCGGTCGAAGAGTTCGATCTGCCGAAGCAGCCTTTCCTCGACCTGGTTGACGGCATGGAGATGGATTTGAAGTGGCACAGCTATCAATCGTTCGCTGACCTGCGCGAATACTGCTACCGCGCCGCTTCGACCGTCGGGCTGATCTGCATTGAAATCTTCGGCTACGAGAACGCCCGGACACGCGAATACGCCGTCAACCTCGGCCTCGCCTTGCAACTGACGAACATCCTGCGCGACCTCAAGGAAGACATTCAGCGCGGCCGCATCTATCTGCCGCTCGAAGACCTCGAACGCTTCGGCTATACGGCCGACGACCTGCGGGCGCACCGCTACAATCAGCCGTTTATCGAGCTCATGAAGCACGAGTATCAGCGGGCGCGGTCGTATTTCATGAAAGCCGCCGCCTCGCTGCCCGAAACCGACCGCCCTTCAATGTTCGCCGCGGAGATCATGGCGACGATCTATCGCGAGATACTCGAACAGATGCCCGGCGTGCAGTTCAATGTCTTCCGCAACCGCCTGACGGTTTCGAAGAAGCGGCGCATGAAGGTCGCCCTCGAAATCTGGCTCAGGAGCAAGTTCAAGAAGTCATGA
- the hpnE gene encoding hydroxysqualene dehydroxylase HpnE, producing the protein MTARRVIIIGGGFAGLAAGVALSERGAAVTLLERRGHLGGRAYSFIDQQTGDVVDNGQHLFMGCYQQTIAFLKKIGCLDRLAFQDRPRVDFLDRQQGYTSFECPRLPAPLHAVAGLLRMRGLTLGDKLGVVRVGRAIQRNGQGKAPQTVKEWLARLGQSERIRERFWYPMAIATLNEDPRVASAAMLKVVLKEAFGGGREATSIGIARVGLSELYTEGATRFIEARGGTIKTSATVERLVIEGGRVVEVELKSGERLAADAVISAVPHAPLLKMLPEALRAGEFAAVERLRAAPIVSINLWFDRSVFDRQFAGLIGTRSQWLFNKNLIVKPTESSNQFAVIISAAHDFVDWTKEQLVEMALGELHELLPESRDARLLHSRIVKEREATLSHTVESDTLRPGPRTSIENLILAGGWTATGLPDTIESAVLSGHTAANILAAV; encoded by the coding sequence ATGACGGCCAGGCGGGTCATCATCATCGGCGGCGGATTTGCCGGCCTTGCGGCGGGCGTTGCGCTGAGCGAGCGCGGCGCGGCGGTGACCCTGCTTGAACGGCGCGGCCACCTCGGCGGTCGCGCTTACTCGTTCATCGATCAGCAGACCGGCGACGTCGTTGATAACGGCCAGCATCTCTTCATGGGCTGTTATCAGCAGACGATTGCCTTCTTGAAAAAGATCGGCTGCCTCGACCGGCTGGCCTTTCAAGATCGCCCGCGGGTCGATTTTCTGGATCGCCAGCAAGGCTACACCTCGTTCGAATGCCCGCGCTTGCCCGCGCCCTTGCATGCGGTCGCCGGCCTGTTGCGAATGCGCGGCTTGACGCTCGGCGATAAGCTCGGCGTCGTTCGCGTCGGGCGGGCGATTCAACGAAACGGGCAGGGCAAAGCGCCGCAGACGGTCAAAGAGTGGCTGGCGCGCCTCGGCCAATCCGAGCGCATCCGCGAGCGCTTCTGGTATCCGATGGCCATAGCCACGCTCAACGAAGACCCGCGGGTGGCGTCGGCGGCGATGCTCAAGGTGGTGCTGAAAGAAGCCTTCGGCGGCGGGCGCGAAGCCACCAGCATCGGCATTGCCCGCGTCGGCCTGAGCGAGCTATACACCGAAGGCGCGACACGATTCATCGAAGCGCGCGGCGGCACCATAAAGACCAGCGCGACGGTCGAGCGGCTGGTGATCGAAGGCGGGCGGGTTGTCGAGGTTGAGCTTAAAAGCGGCGAGCGCCTCGCCGCCGACGCAGTGATCAGCGCCGTGCCGCACGCGCCATTGTTGAAAATGCTGCCTGAAGCATTGCGCGCCGGAGAGTTCGCGGCGGTTGAGCGATTGCGGGCGGCGCCGATTGTCTCGATCAACCTGTGGTTTGATCGCAGCGTCTTTGATCGGCAGTTCGCCGGCTTGATCGGCACGCGCAGCCAGTGGCTGTTTAATAAGAACTTGATCGTCAAGCCGACGGAATCTTCCAATCAGTTCGCCGTCATCATCAGCGCCGCGCATGACTTTGTCGATTGGACGAAGGAGCAGCTTGTCGAGATGGCGCTCGGCGAATTACACGAGCTGTTGCCTGAAAGCCGCGACGCCCGCTTGCTGCACAGTCGCATCGTCAAAGAGCGCGAGGCGACCCTGTCGCACACGGTTGAATCAGACACCTTGCGGCCCGGCCCGCGAACTTCGATTGAGAACCTGATTCTCGCCGGCGGTTGGACGGCGACCGGCCTGCCCGACACCATCGAGAGCGCCGTCTTAAGCGGCCACACCGCGGCAAATATCCTGGCGGCTGTCTGA